TGTTGTTGATTTTACATTCACTATCCGTAGATGCACTAGTCGCTTGGACTAAAGCAAATGCTTCATCCGTCATGCCTGGTGCCCACTGTTCTCAGCCGTGTGTTTTGTATGCAGTCTGTAGATGTTGAATAGTCCGGTGAAAGTGGCTCCTGAACACAACCGGAAGTACAACTGAACAAAGTGACCTTGTGTGAAGGAGAGTCAACAAACAACACTCCAGCTAGCTGCCATGCACACTGGTAAAATCCCATCTCATCGGCGGGTTGGTGCTCCTGACCAGGCCAGAGCCTCGGTGTGAGACccagtaaattatttttactgGGTTCATTTTGGTCCCCACTTTCTCTTGCCGCCTGAAGCTCTCTCTGTGGGCCTGCATGGCAGCTACCAGCCAGTTAGCATGGCTGGCATCATTCCACCCTGTGTGTCGCCCATAGACTGTGTGAAAAAATAAGCTGCACAGATTTTGGTATACCAGCACCATGCGTCCACTGGGCAGTGTATGCCTATCGCTATCATCACTGCAATAACTGACGATAAGAGGCGGAGCCGTCTCTCTTTACAAAAGAGGTGGGGACCGATTGGTTCAATGGGAGATAGACATGGACGTGCACCCGAAACCAAAGCAAAGAACAGAGAAGCGCAGACTGAGATACACATGGAAGGAGCGTGACTTTACTCTCTGCTCAGGATGCCATTACTCCAATGTATATTTACATAGTTGTTGGCTGCTACATTAATGTTAAAAAACCCTGTATGTGTAACCATTATTAAACCGGCAAACAATGTGGCATGCTATGTTGGTAAGCCCAATGTTTGCACAAGGTAGAAATGACCTAAGGCACACTGAGCCCTGACAGTTAACAATGAGCAATCCGAGCCAGGTGATAACACAGAGCTTTCCCTCACCTGGTGGAACACTGGCTCCTTCCACTGTAAGTAAACCTgccagacagaaacacagtcaCTAGTCAGGAGGACATGATGAATGTTATGGTTCATTTATTAATTGGATGAAAGGGAGGACTCACCACAGTCACTGTGACGCTGAAGATTATTAAAAGTGCAATAGGTAATAAACtaattctgtttttttctttgaagcactcatatctgaaaaaaaagaaacaggtgaaacatgtttaatttacaTGTTCAGATTGAATGACCATAAAGAATGTGAGGAAATAACAAGTTGAGCTGAAGTGGGAAGAGGAACACGTCCAGTTTAGAATCAATAGATCCTTTACATGCAGTACACCAGAGGACGACACACTGTACTTTCTTAGAAATGTGACACATGATCAGCGAGGGAGTAACTGGTTCAGTTTGCATTCACGATAACACTAAATCTATTCTCCATCCGACATGAGAGTGGAGCCACTTACAGACAGTAGACGAAGACACATGTGCTGTAAATCATTGGCAACTCGTCCAGTAGCTGCAAatgagaaaacagagagaacatATGAAAACATCACCACAGGATGTTATTATAGCATAATTTAGCATTACTAAGAAGCAGAGTATAAGGGCCcgaatgaagaaaagaaaattgctGCGATTTCGAGGaataatgttgtaatattacaagAGTAAAGTTGTTATATCACAGGgaaaaaagtcataatataatgaggataaaaaaatatatatatttgttttgaaatcATTAGCCGCATTGAGAACTCGCCGGAGTTCCACTTCTTATGGATCCAAATTTTGGAAACAATTTAATTGTTTCTGGAGAAACTAGGAAAGCCTTTTGAATAGCACACAGACAGCTGATATCTACCCTcaaaataaacatataaaaaagaACATATAGACTGCATTCATATAGACTTCGCTGTCATAGATATCTGACGTCATATTTCCAAAATACAGCAAGAAATTGAGGTATCAGTAAAAGATAAATAGACGGGTGATGTAGATACATATCATTTAGATTTGACTGTAACACTGTGGCTCACCTGCATCTCATACAGCAGCGTCATGTGGAAGCACCAGGACCCAACACCAACAGCTGATGAGACACAACCCCAAAAACATTAGGACCAATGAAATGTGAAGACATTCTCACATGTATGCATTATGATGTGAGGGCATTGTTAGAGCGGACTTGGCTTCAGCATTGTCACTAGTGTATCGAGCCATAGTTGTTTTTCAGCTTTCTTACCTGCGAGCCCGAGGAAAGAGCAGGTGTAGCGGAACTCGAGGCCGTCACGATATGTCTGGATGGCCCCGCAGATGGGAGGAAGGATCATAATCAGGTTGCTGACAGTATTCCCTGTACACAAAGACACCAGATATGAATTAGAGCCAGAAGATATCAGAAGAAATAAGAGTGTCAAAGTGATTGGCTGACATGGTGGCAGCGAGAGTTTGGTGAGGCAGCCTGGGATCCATGTGAGATTATGACAATGAGATTATGCAGCCGAAAACCCCTCATATCACCCTCtctttccaaacatgaaagataaCCTGTTCAGTtggtccagtttgggctactgtaaaaaacatggcggccttcatagagaggacccactcctgatgtaaatcTAAAGTATTTAAACATGAAGGGTCTCTTCtagtttaaagaaaacaacaattcatacaatttagataaaACGcagtagtgaaaacatcactaggattattttatgttcaatttctgccaataaatccatttcacctaaatcttacaaacGGAACCTTTAATCTATatggtttttttcccctctctttaGACCAGAGTGTGGTCTTTCAGTTAGAGAGTAGGACATCGCGTTCAGATTTTACAAAGCTTGCACTCAAAATCCAGCCCTCACACTCAAATAGCTTTCCTTGGGCTGATTTGCACAGTCACAGTATATAAGTGCAAGAACCCAGTTAAAGGAACCACCCGTACAACAAATAAACCTTAGGCATCCGCAACAAGGGCACGACAATTGTCATTTGTCAACACCAGACCTGGGATTCTATTGGTTGGGGAATTTTGATAGATTTGTTgcacccaaaaaaaaaatccatgtgCAGAAGAAAATGGTCATGAATTGAAAGACCATCCTCTTGAATTAAgatagggaaaaaaacattaatataagGTTATTTGAATTTATATGTAAGTGTGCAGTGCGTAAATGAATGCTGAGCTGCAACCATTGTTCTATTCTTGTACAACAAATTTTTCAACCAAAAAATATGTTGGTTCCAGATTCTAAATTATGTAAATGATCTCCTTATCTTAGTATTGTATTTTAGCAGAAGGGATATCTTTAGGTGTCCCACAGCTGGTTGGACAAAAACACATCATAAACTCACTCTGGGCTTTATTGTGAAACTTCTAACGTCTTAAAGACTAAGCAACCAATGTTAATGAGACAAATAGTCAATAGATTAAGCACTAATGATAATGTGTGTGCGTTCCAGTCATAACTGTGGAACCATGTGTTGCGCTATGTTGTATTGCACTTTGTTCTGTTTGTATAAGTATGGGCAGCCTGTGGTTGGAGTGATGTCACTGTATTTACCTTTGATACACCATCAGGCTCACCTGATAAAACAGCTTGACACTGTTCATGACATTGCTCGTCCTGGGTGTGGAGATGTGTAAACTCAGGCATGGACAACACGCAAGCTCACCCGGACCTCGATTAGTTTTAACACTAATCCTGCTGACGAGTAATTTCACAACCGCCTCCACTCTTTATCTGCAGGTATCTGATCTGAGTCCTTGGAGTGACATGTGTGGACTTTGGTTACTGAAAACAAATGCACGCACACCAAGCATACTACAGCATGGAAATGTTGTGTCTTCATGGGGATGAGACGCTTTTCTCCAGTGTCAGAGACTCGCTAAAACATCCCCCTGTGTCTGTGGGATGGACCCTCAGCGTGTGCTGCTGTTTTGCAAAGAGAGATATTGCACAAAAGCTCACATCAGATGAGGATTAAAGTCTTGGCTGTTCCTCTTTTCCTCGGTCACAATGCCACATTCCAACCATTGTAACCTGAATCGCCATTTGAATGCCGAACAATTCTTCTAAAACAATTATCCGGCCCGGCCAGCGTGTGTAATGTGTGGTAACTAACGCTTCAACTATCAGTATCTTAGATACATGTATGCTGCATTCCAAGTGGTACTACAGTACAATGTGCGCTCCATGGGTGGAGGCTCAGTTTGTACTCtacggggttagggttaggggttaggaaAGGAAACCTGTGACACAGGTCCTCTTAACATGGACAAGCATAGAGAAGATGAAATGCACTATTCTAATTAAACTCTCCCCCACTTGGCTTGGGTTCACCTTTCACTGTTGCGTCACTTCGACAACAAGACAACTTCAAATGGAAGGTGGACTcctcaacacacagtgaaatatcactctgcactttgaacaagatgacacaaaaacaaccaaacagatttccacgaaacttggtggcaGGGTGCGGAGTGGGTCAGCGAATAATCCATTAAATTTTGGAGTGGATCCCGAACAGGGGGCGaacatttatttactttctttaacattgacgAGATTGGGTGTTTgtcaacattttcaccaatttccaaggatcttgatgaaataatcaGAAACATTTAAGGGACTCATATCGTGCCGTTGTGTGGAACATGGCGGAGGTATGTGTTCTACTGAAATTCtagttatttattaattattacagTAATTCGTAAGTAGGCAGAGAGTAAAAGAGGGATGGACTGCAACTCGTTTTTGGTGCAGACCCAGGGTACGGGTCCacaaatttgtttcaatttcttAAACGTTATCAGATTTTATTTGCAAATTTCAACAAGAGaggtgctctactgagtgccattcaacGTCTGCACTGAATCTATAATTCATATGCAGGGAATATGAATAATACACATGAGATCATACCACAGGGTTTGCAGTTGAAAGCAGTTTAGTCTTTCTTCTGCATTCCCCATGTTAAGAGGACTGAAGTGGATCAAAGTATTGTTTGTCCAGTGGAGCTGGGCTCAAGGCTCCTGCACTGAGCCAGTGCATGTCAGCCACATGAGCTGTGTGTACAGACAGCTGTTGGAACTGTGGTGCTTCTAACAGAGTTTAAATCTAAAAAGATACTGGTTCCTGATGAACCAGTTCTCGGTGACAGCCTCTGAGGCACCCGGGTAGAAGGAAGGAAATGTTTTATCAAGCTACGTGTGAGAATGACTGAGGGTGATACGCATGACCTAACCCATACAGAGTGTGGTCATGTGTTGAGATGTAGATCTGTGATGTCTGAGTGATGAGGCTGCTCAGAGAGACATACAGCACACAGAGCTATGGGAGCAGCTCGGACCAGGCGGGCGAGTTGCGCACAACGCTCCCCGGCAGGCAGCAGCGTTTTCCCGGCAGGAGCAGCCTCTCCGTGCCCCTCACATCTCTGCTCTGCGGCCGGCCGGTCCGCTCCGAACATGTCGTGAGAGCGAACACTGAGCTGGAAGTCAGATCCACTTCACCATGAGAGACTCGCACCATGACACCGACACACTGCGTTATTACCAGCTCACACCTCACGTTGTCTGTGCGCCGCAGCGCGATCGCTTCCTGTACAGCAGCAGTAAACAGCCCGCAGCGTCGCTCGTGCCCTCGGGTTGTACTCACAGAATTCCGCCATGTAGAAAGACGCGACATAGTTTTCCTCGCACCAGTCCAGCGTTGAGGTCGGCCGGCCCCAGTATCCCTGCCTGTCTACCGAGGGAGCCATGAtggaagcggaggaggaggaggaggaggctgtggtGTCTGCTAACGGACTGAGGTCCCATCACTGCACGAGCACGAGCACGAGCACGAGCCCaacacctcctccccctcaaATGCATATCATTTGCCTATacacatacagtaaatacacacacacacacacacacacacacacgcacacattcatatatatatttatatatattgataaaatatgtgtcccCTTTGGCTGCATACTATGTTgtgctttttttgttgttggagTACTTAATATGTTGCGTACTTATATGTTCTGTCTACTTATATGTTTACACCGAGGATTAGGAAGAAACAGCATTTCAACCCTGACCTGTTCATGGAGCAGAATTGACAATTAAGTTGACTAAATATATCatgtattatatgttttttatttatcattacGTATGGTGTGCATATGTGAAATtgtatgtataatatatatatgtgtgtggggatggggggggtggggggtgagataccttttttggaaagtgaggacattttggtttCCTCACTTTCTGACTCACTTTGAAAAGGGGTCGAATTAGCTTTAGGTTAGGTTCAGGCATTTAATTGTGATGGTTACGGTTAGAGTAAGGGTATgcattaaatgaaatgtaataataatgtaataattatgCCAataagtgtcctcactaagaagTAAAAACGTGTTtgcgtgtacatgtgtgtgtgtgtgtgtgtgtgtgtgtgtgtgtgtgtgagtgtgagtgtgagtgtgagtgtgtgtgtgtgtgtgtgtgtgtgtgtgtgtgtgtgtgtgtgtgtgtgtgtgtgtgtgtgtgtttagggtgGTATAAATGCAGAATATACTGTATGAATTCTGAACTTTTAACCTGGCTGCCACAGCTTCTGTTCTGTGGCATGCCAAgtcaccaccattatctgataCAACACATGCACACCTGTCTGTTTATGTCTAACCTGGTTTTAATCACATTCAGGTTGTgatacaaaaatgtaattactcCCATCCCACGCTGCTGTTCCTCTGTGTCTTTGACGCCTCCACATCTCTGTCATATCTGTGCCAAGGAGCCGGAGACGTTCCCTCATGGCTGTCCTGATCATGATCCGATATTTATTTGAATCCTATTTGGTCCTCCATTATAAAACTTAAAAATTTGAAAACCACTGTGTAAAGCTAATACAATTGTTGCCTTTACCATTTCTGTTGTGTCCTAtaatattttacaaaatatcttTAGAGAGAggatgttggtgtgtgtgagatgtatCAAGGAGGTCAGGACAGGATCTGGACAGATACAGTAGATTATTGTTTCATTACAGACTTTCTTCTGATGAACACACTGACTACATTACTGTTGGTACTGTGTTATCTGTATCAGGTTAATGATTAAGCATAACTACTTTCTAACACTGCTATGCTAAACTAATATCCTGAACTAAATACCTATACTGTATGAATCTTTGTTTAATTAGTTAGAGCAGACAATTTTAGTAAATGCACTGTAGTAATCAGACTTTGATGCTGTAATATATAGTGAAtaattttactttattaaagataataaaaaaaataaaaaacctattGCATCACATGCAGGAACCCAAACACTTAATGTACAATTGAACACATGTCTAAATTGATTTAAAGCTCTAGGTCGAATACTAGAATTTACTTATATCACAATAATCCTACAGTGTGAGTAATAAATATATTCCATATACTTACAGAAGTTATCATTTTCAAGAAATATTTAGCtggattaaaacaaatttaaacttatttttttCCCTGAGCCACAAGTCCAGATGTCCTCTAGATGGGGTCCTTCACTCAGAAACAATGGCCACACACTGCCCCTAACATGTTTATTCATGCCCAATCATGTTATTCTATTCTGCTAGAGtacttgacattttttgtaGTTTCTTCGTGAACCTAATGCAAAGGAGGTCAGTGATGTGTAGCTTTGCtaatcagagcagcagcagcacacatctGGATAAGCCCAAATATTTTGTTGATACctaaatatttagatttatcATTCCGAGGCATGTGTTAACCATGTAGTGTTTACCCCTCCAAGTATATCGCATGCTGAAGAAGAGCTGCCCAAGCGTTCCCATCATCACTCCCCACTGGTTATGATGTTATTCAGCGAGAAATACCCGGGAGGCCTGACTTTAACTGACTTGCCAAAGGTAAACTGGTTTTGCAGTCATTCAAATAGACATGCCCAGAGACAAGTCGACTGCATTCAGTCAGCGTTAttggaaatgacagaaaaaaaaacgccATAACCAAACATCTAGAATCAAGACGAGacacttttcatatttttttatttgatttgtaaCAGTCAAAAACCATGTGTGCACATGCTGCTGAGACAGTGCTTACATCTACCACCTGTTTGCCAGTGTAGATCATTGCATTCAGCACAGATCACTACCCAGATAAACTGCACGGAGGCCTCTTGGTTCAAGAAAAAACATGCTTGTGCGAGAAAGTGAAAGAATTGGAAAATGATTTCTGATCCATTGGTCTAATGGACATGGACAGCAAAACTTGACAAAGTTTGGTCTCTCATCTCGAAAGAGAATCTGATTGAGTCCCTAGTTGGATGCACTCcttaggggggtgggggggggggtgatgggagGGTACGCActgttgtcttttttcttttcttttttgtcctgtcctttttgtttcatctgttttGTTAATGCATTGCTTGTTTACTTGCTATTCTTTTTTGTCATTAGTCTTTTTTGTCAGGGATTACTTTTTCAccttctgtaaaaaaacaaaggaaatatAACTGTCGACTGTTAATTTCTCTGTTATGTGATTGTTTTCCcaataaacatatttgaaacatttaaaggATTGTTGTCAACAACTGATAAGACTTGATCATGAAAACGATAATTTTTGTGCCTGCACATACGCAGATGATAAACTTTTATGAAACtgtgcatttacattttagGCATAAATTGAGGAAATCATACTTAACGTAAGTCTTCAGTCCATAATGTGATGTGCCAATACATAACAAAAGTACAAATAGTAAGAAATATTCTCCAAGTTAAAACTGAAGACTTTTCACTTTTTGTGGAATGCCGTTGGGACAAAGGAATGCATTTATGCAAATATCCAACCTATAATTCATTTCCCACTTCTCTAAGCATATTGCAGTAGATAACCTACACCCGCgcacacagtcacatgttaaATCTGTAAACACGACAGTCTACACATGGTCACAACTCATCTCTCATCTTATCACCCTTTGGCCTGACCATCCTGCCAATGAACAGGATGGAGTTTGTCttctggtccttcaccaggaaGATGAAGGGGTGGTCGGCGTAGAAGAGTTTGGGGCTTTTCAGCTTGTCCGTGCCGAAGACGCTGGTGTCAATTTCATTCCCCTCAGTGTCCCACTCCATGGCAGAGGCATGGAACAGGCTTGACAGGTAGAGGTCCTTTTTCCCAGAAATGTTGGAGAAGTCTGCTTTGGATTTGTCCACAGCCTCTGTCAGGCCCAGTTTCCCGAGGTGTTTCTACAGAGAGGCACAGCAGGtaatgtgtgaaaagcaaagacTAAGGTCTGGGCATTTCAATCCACTTAGAAGCTTGTGGTGTCTTTTATCTGTTACCTGCAGGTTGTGACTGACTTCCATGCTGACTTTGGGCAGAGACACAGCTACTGCTGTCTCCTCCAGTTTGCCCATCCACGTCTCCAGCTGCTTCTTGGTCAGGatcttctccagcttctccagaGGCTGCACATTGTAGGGCATGATGAACACCACACTGGACTTCTTATGAGCCAGAGGCATGCTCAGGATGGAAAGCTTGTTAGTGCTGTCATCATAGAAGCCATAGAGACCTGAGGAAACCATTCAAATATATTACAAAAATTAGCATCTTGATCTTGTGCActcttctctgttttatttgCGATCACAGGTAGAAGACACACTGAATaatatgtcaacttggaaaatcAACCAGATTTATGAGTTTGTCAGTAAGTCTGAATGTGTTGTAAACAGAAAcaagtatggagccagaacagtctcaaaaggattaaatgcacacagaaatgaatacgtgcgcaaaaaagatccacaaatacattttcaatgcacacacaaatatgtttcattccatatataagtaaaaaaaagtcacatgtaaaatataagattcataaacatatttccgaagcacacacaaatagaaaaaaaattcacaaatatatgcatgtaaaagtatttgcaatcttcatcaaatacatatttggagcttgttacattcatatataaactgttggacctgcatttacaaagtgcttttaatttgtaaacctcgctgcatttgtgtgtgagacttttgagacttttgagactcccctgacgcgactctgtttcacgaatgcattttttctaagaggggatcgtctgtagccaatcagatgtctcactcctgtacagccaatcacgtgagtgccattacacgacgtcattaaaacgcccgcaggcagcctggaggtttttagcccgccagccaatagacatagaattagtagacgctgatccccggctcctcactcACAGTGAACGATgccaacagaaaagggctgttgatgacgcgacagttttgctgaaataaagtgacacccagcgggtcaaaatgtttatgttatcatgtcttaacgcagcggttccccggtattgtttccaaactgcgttgctaattcaacagctgcaacagcttgaagctacacggaggcagctagcttcccccccagcttccacacacagtcagcacggacacccgatactaactactaccaagtgtttgcttctaacctgacggtgtttgagaaacagtgtcatgagagccttgggattaagtcagcgggtttttgcgctgttcccaccgcagttagcatggtggctagcccgctatccccgttatcaaagttcgttataaccgtatgtgaccgtacacacatgaagtgctctaaccagccacaatcagccggacaacgccgctgattagtgtgacaagtgtgttgagccagcggcgttgtccggctgattgtgtgtggaagctgggggggggaagctagctgcctccgtgtagcttcaagctgttgcagctgttgaattggcaacgcagtttggaaacaataccggggaaccgctgcgttaagacatgataacataaacattatgactcgctgggtgtcactttatttcagcaaaactgtcgcgtcatcaacagcccttttctgttgtcatcgttcactgtgtgtgaggagccggggatcagcgtctactaattctatgtctattggctggcgggctaaaaacctccaggctgcctgcgggcgttttaatgacgtcgtgtaatggcactcacgtgattggctgtacaggagtgagacatctgattggctacagacgatcccctcttagaaaaaatgcattcgtgaaacagagtcgcgtcaggggagtctcaaaagtctcaaaagtctcacacacaaatgcagcgaggtttacaaattaaaagcactttgtaaatgcaggtccaacagtttatatatgaatgtaacaagctccaaatatgtatttgatgaagattgcaaatacttttacatgcatatatttgtgaattttttttctatttgtgtgtgcatcggaaatatgtttatgaatcttatattttacatgtgaattttttttacttatatatggaatgaaacatatttgtgtgtgcattgaaaatgtatttgtggatcttttttgcgcacgtattcatttctgtgtgcatttaatccttttgagactgttctggctccataaaAATGTGGTTGTGTTGGTTAGTCACACACTAATGGATAAATAATAGAAACTTAGTGaataatagtaaataataaGTCTCTCTGTTGTGAGCATTAAATTCAGACACACTTACTCATGATCATTTTATGTCATCGCTGATGACAAACCTGAACTGCACAGCACTGCAAGAATGTAACAGGAAGCAGCCTGCAGGCCAAGACCTTTTTTCATTGTTCTTACAGGAATATTTTTAGAATGCTTGTATTGCTCCCTGCGTTGATGTGTAATGGTGATCATTAAAAATTCCTTAAAGCTAATGATCTAGACACGTGAATCTCACAACACACTACGGAGTGGTGTGGGTCTGTTTTTGTAATTATTGAAAATGTGGTTTTCAGAACAGAATGCCGAAGTTCCATTTTTACAATGGCTTGCACATTAATTTGAtgcacattaaaaataaaacctcaGTAAAGAGTGAATGTAGTTTACTATATAGTAACAGGGAGTGATGATGGACACATGCCAGAAGTTACCGCTCAGAGCCAAGAATAGTTTGGTACACTAACCACTGTAAAGATaagagctgtttttttttcttttgagctTTTCTATTAATTAAATGAAGAAGATATGACTTGTTATCAGAAGCCTTTAATGTACTAGTACGCTGATTTAATTACCTTTGAGCCAGGTTTCCTGTTTAAACCTGATCCCAGTCAAGATGCTGAGTCAGCTACTGACTGTTGAGAGGGGTTTCAGTCTATTTCCTCCCAAGCAGAAAGCACACAACTGCGTTTCTTCACATGCTGAACTCTCCCTTTGTGCATTTATGTGTCTTTAATGAGTCTGTGAATATATTCCGGATTGTCTCCACCCACCTGTGCGGTGCATCATCTGTACTGAAACCGTGAGGCTGCGGGACACCATGAATCCACGGTTGTCCACCATCTTATGATGGAACTGCTGGTCCCAGTGAGCTGTGggaataagaaaattaatttgAGCTCATTTAAAGGAATATTTCACTCAAAATATACAGATTGAATGCAGACTCACGTTTGAAAACCATGGCATTGATGATCATCGCTCCATCAGTCTTCTCCAAATCCTTGGTGACCTCAGGCAGTTTGCCGTCGGTAGACTTGGCTGCCCACTCGTTGATGGAGTTCACAGCACTCTTCTTATCTTTGAAGTTTATCTTGGAGTGGTCACAGTTGTAGTGTTTCTTGCTGCTCTTGACAAACTCATCCACAAATTTGACAGAGTTGGGTCCGTACAGACGGTTGCTGATCTTCCAGGTGACATTTCGGGTCTTGGGGTCACTGACCTCGGTCAGCAGCTCTGCCAGGCCGGTGTGCAGCTGTTCATCTTTAACTTTAGCTGCATTCAGAACAGTTTTTACCTGCGAGGCGGTGGCGGCCTTTCCACCGAGAGCAACCAGGCCCAGAGAGGAGGCTACCACTACGGGGGAGATCAGGATGTTTTCCATGTTTTTCTCCTTGGCCATGTTTTGGTAGAGACTGAAGGCCAGGGTGGCGCTGTTGTCAGCCAGGATGGTGGCATGGTTGCTGAGGACCTTGTTTGCCTTTGGGGCGGtggcagctgcagctgaagaggccAGGCAGAGCAGGGTTGCCATATTTATCAGCCACATGATGTAACACtgatgagagaaaacacaggagaAGCCATGAAGTGATATGCTGCCACTCACACACTGTTACTCATCCAAGAACGGAGATGACATCTTCTTTGTtgatatttgttgtttcagttgGCTTATTGACATATACTTGAAACCTTAGCGTCTTTATTTAACCCAAATAAACACATGTTATGTTAAATTCAGTATTTACCCTGCAGTTTTAAGCAGGAGGAGTGATCTAGGTTGACCACACAATTCAAACTACAGAGGGTTTCTCCCAGAAAACCTCAAGGCAAGACTTACATAACGCCCACGTCGGCAGCTTACATGTAGCCAAAACACTGGCCAGATAGATCCGAGCTTTTAAagtttatatgtaaatatttaaGACTTGACACATTCCCctaaagaagtgtgtgtgtggttgattcTGATCA
This genomic window from Pleuronectes platessa chromosome 15, fPlePla1.1, whole genome shotgun sequence contains:
- the acer3 gene encoding alkaline ceramidase 3 codes for the protein MAPSVDRQGYWGRPTSTLDWCEENYVASFYMAEFWNTVSNLIMILPPICGAIQTYRDGLEFRYTCSFLGLAAVGVGSWCFHMTLLYEMQLLDELPMIYSTCVFVYCLYECFKEKNRISLLPIALLIIFSVTVTVVYLQWKEPVFHQVMYGALVACLVMRSIYIVTWVYPWLRPLCYTSLGIFLLGFLLWNIDNIFCDSLRASRKTLPPGVGVVTQFHAWWHIFTGLGSYLHILLSLQFRLTYLQHRPKVTFLCGVWPTLNIEPQKMS
- the serpinh1a gene encoding serpin H1a, which produces MTEPNKCYIMWLINMATLLCLASSAAAATAPKANKVLSNHATILADNSATLAFSLYQNMAKEKNMENILISPVVVASSLGLVALGGKAATASQVKTVLNAAKVKDEQLHTGLAELLTEVSDPKTRNVTWKISNRLYGPNSVKFVDEFVKSSKKHYNCDHSKINFKDKKSAVNSINEWAAKSTDGKLPEVTKDLEKTDGAMIINAMVFKPHWDQQFHHKMVDNRGFMVSRSLTVSVQMMHRTGLYGFYDDSTNKLSILSMPLAHKKSSVVFIMPYNVQPLEKLEKILTKKQLETWMGKLEETAVAVSLPKVSMEVSHNLQKHLGKLGLTEAVDKSKADFSNISGKKDLYLSSLFHASAMEWDTEGNEIDTSVFGTDKLKSPKLFYADHPFIFLVKDQKTNSILFIGRMVRPKGDKMRDEL